From the Clostridium sp. Marseille-P299 genome, the window CATTACACTCTTCACACTAACAATAAACTCTACTGCACCTGCAGCTCCAAGCAAATGTCCAATCATTGATTTTGTCGAGTTAATACTTAAATTATATGCATGATCACCAAATGCTTTTTTAATTGCAAGTGTCTCTCCTAAATCATTATGATGAGTACTTGTTCCATGTGCGTTGATATAATCAACCTCTTCTGGGCGAATACCAGCTTCATTCATTGCAAATTCCATTGCTCTTGCTGCTCCGTCTCCATCCTCACAAGGAGAAGTAATATGATATGCATCACTAGTAGCACCATAACCAACGATTTCAGCTAAAATTGTAGCTCCTCTTGCAACAGCATGTTCATAGGATTCAAGTACTACAACACCAGCACCTTCACCCATAACAAAGCCACTTCTTTCTTTGTCAAATGGAATTGAAGCACGAGTCTTATCTGTTGCCTGAGTTAAAGCAGTTAATGAACTAAATCCAGCGATAGAAAGTGGCGTAATTGCAGCTTCTGTACCACCAGCAAGCATAACGTCTGCTTCATTACATTGAATATAGCGCATTGCATCACCAATGGAATGAGTTCCAGTTGCACAAGCAGTTACAATGTTCGTACTCTTACCTTTTAATCCATATGCAATAGAAACATTACCTGCTGCCATGTTGGCAATCATTAATGGAACTAATAATGGGTTAATTCTTTTCGGTCCTTTTTCTAGTAACTTCGCATGCTCTCTTTCAATCGCTTGTAAACTACCAATGCCTGAACCAATGGATACACCAATTCTTGTTGTATCTTCTGTTTCAAGATCAAGATTGGCATTCTTAATTGCCTGTCCGGCTGCTGCAACCGCATATTGGCAAAATAATTCCATACGTTTCGCAGCTTTTGCATCCATAAATTGCGCAGGATCAAACTCCTTAATCTCTGCTGCTAATTTAACTTTATACTCCGTTGTATCAAAACGTGTAATCTCATCGATTGCAACGGTACCTTTTTTAATGTTATCCCAAAAAGTATCTATATCATGTCCAAGTGCTGAAATAATGCCCATTCCAGTTACTACAACTCGTTTCATTTTTACCTCCGTACTGATTTTAATCAGCTCAATAATTTTCTTTGCTACATTTGCATTCCGCCATCTACACTAATGGTTTGACCAGTAATGTATGCTGCTTTATCTGATGCTAAGAAAGCAACTGTTTCCGCAATATCAGAAACTTCACCAAATCTCTTTAATGGAATTTGATTTACATAAGTATCTTTAAGTGCATCTGGTAATTTATCTGTCATATCTGTTTTAATAAAACCAGGAGCAACTGCATTTACCGTAATCCCTCTAGATCCTAATTCTCTTGCAAGAGCTTTTGTCATACCAATTACACCTGCTTTTGATGCAGAATAGTTGATTTGACCTGCATTACCAATTACACCAGCAATGGAGGAAATGTTAATGATTCTGCCACTTCTTTGTTTTAACATAATCTTACTAACTTGTTTTAAGCAGTAGTAAACACCTTTTAAATTTGTGTCAATAACATCATTGAATTCCTCATCTGACATTTTAAGAATTAAATTATCTCTAGTAATACCTGCATTGTTTACTAAAATATCGATTGAACCATATTCTTTTAAAACATCTGCAAACATCTGCTTCATTGCTTCAGAATCTGCTACATCGCCTTGGTAAACAGACGCTATTCCGCCTTCAGCTTTAATAAGTTCTACAACTTCTTCTGCTTTTTCTTTGGATCCGCAGTAATTTACGACTACCTTTGCACCATATTTTGCAAGTGTAATAGCAATTTCTCTTCCGATTCCTCTACTTGCTCCAGTTACAATTGCAACTTTATCTTTTAACATTTCTTTCACGCTTACCCCTTCCAATGGTTTCTTACTATGAACCTTATATATGTTTCATCAACGAAACTTGTTTAACAAAGACTTTTTAACTTTTCTAAATCCGCCACTGTATCAATATTGATAACATTTTTAGACTTATCTATTTTCTTTACAAAAGAGGATAATGTCTTACCTGGTCCTATTTCAATAAAAGTATCCACGCCTTCTGAAATCATTAATTCAATACTTTGCTGCCAGCGTACAGATGAAGATACCTGGGTTGCTAATATTTCTTTAATTCCTTCTTCACTTGTAATCATGGATGCTGTTGTATTAGCAACATAAGGAATCTTTGGTTTTGCAACCTCTACTTGTTTTAATTCCTCAAATAACTTATTTCCTGCTTCTTTTAACAATGGAGAGTGAAATGGTCCACTTACATTTAGTGGTATTACTCTCTTTGCTCCTGCATGTAATAAGCTTTCACTTGCTTTCTCAACTGCAGCCTTCTCTCCAGATATGACTAACTGCCCTGGACAATTATAATTTGCAATTCCTACAACGCCTTCTGTTTGATTACAAACATCAAGTACAGTATCCATATCCAGGGAAAGTACTGCTGCCATAGCCCCCTGACCTTGTGGTACTGCCTCTTGCATAAGAATTCCTCTTTTTCTTACTAAGGAAATCGCATCTTCTAAGCTCATAACCTCACTTGCCACAAGTGCTGCATATTCACCTAAACTTAATCCTGCACATACATCAGGAACAATACCTAATGTTTTGATATGGGCTAGCATTGCTCCAATGGTTGTAATCATAGCTGCCTGTGTATACTCAGTAATGTTTAAATCTTCATTTTCTTCATGGCAAAGTTTAACCATATCAATGCCTAGAAGTTTACTAGCTTTATCATAAACTTCTTTACTTTCAGGAAAGTTTTCATAAAAATCCTTTCCCATTCCAACATATTGTGATCCCTGCCCAGGGAATATAAAAGCAATTTTACTCATCTTTATACCCATTTTAGCTGCCATAAATTAAGAGTAATCTTAATCAGCAGTCATATAACAAACTGTGATATGGCAGGCCTTTCTAATAGTTATATTTTTAACTTAGTCTCTTTTAAATAGGAGAGTATCCCAAAGGCATTTCATGCTTTTTGCACTTTCCTCTTGCCTCTAGAACACTCCCCTTTTTCTTTTCGTATATTTATTTATTCTTCTATTCCTTTAGATTTTAAGTAGTTTACAATGTCTTCTACTGTATCTATGTTTGTTAAATCTTCTGTAGGTATCTCAGTTTCAAATTCTTCTTCAAGTGCCATAACAAGTTCAAATAAATCTAATGAATCGGCTCCCAAATCATCTTTTAGAGATGAGCTTAATGCAATTGTCTCCTCTCCAATATTTAATTGTTCAGCAATAATTGATTTCATTTTTTCTAGCATGTTATGTTCTCCTTTTTATTGTTTTATTTTCTTAATGTTGGCCTACCATGTTGCCTGTATTTTTTTATGAAGCAATTTTGCA encodes:
- the fabF gene encoding beta-ketoacyl-ACP synthase II — protein: MKRVVVTGMGIISALGHDIDTFWDNIKKGTVAIDEITRFDTTEYKVKLAAEIKEFDPAQFMDAKAAKRMELFCQYAVAAAGQAIKNANLDLETEDTTRIGVSIGSGIGSLQAIEREHAKLLEKGPKRINPLLVPLMIANMAAGNVSIAYGLKGKSTNIVTACATGTHSIGDAMRYIQCNEADVMLAGGTEAAITPLSIAGFSSLTALTQATDKTRASIPFDKERSGFVMGEGAGVVVLESYEHAVARGATILAEIVGYGATSDAYHITSPCEDGDGAARAMEFAMNEAGIRPEEVDYINAHGTSTHHNDLGETLAIKKAFGDHAYNLSINSTKSMIGHLLGAAGAVEFIVSVKSVMENFIHATAGYQVPDEELDLDYTKEARTDKVVNYAISNSLGFGGHNASLLIKKVQ
- the fabG gene encoding 3-oxoacyl-[acyl-carrier-protein] reductase, which translates into the protein MLKDKVAIVTGASRGIGREIAITLAKYGAKVVVNYCGSKEKAEEVVELIKAEGGIASVYQGDVADSEAMKQMFADVLKEYGSIDILVNNAGITRDNLILKMSDEEFNDVIDTNLKGVYYCLKQVSKIMLKQRSGRIINISSIAGVIGNAGQINYSASKAGVIGMTKALARELGSRGITVNAVAPGFIKTDMTDKLPDALKDTYVNQIPLKRFGEVSDIAETVAFLASDKAAYITGQTISVDGGMQM
- the fabD gene encoding ACP S-malonyltransferase, whose protein sequence is MSKIAFIFPGQGSQYVGMGKDFYENFPESKEVYDKASKLLGIDMVKLCHEENEDLNITEYTQAAMITTIGAMLAHIKTLGIVPDVCAGLSLGEYAALVASEVMSLEDAISLVRKRGILMQEAVPQGQGAMAAVLSLDMDTVLDVCNQTEGVVGIANYNCPGQLVISGEKAAVEKASESLLHAGAKRVIPLNVSGPFHSPLLKEAGNKLFEELKQVEVAKPKIPYVANTTASMITSEEGIKEILATQVSSSVRWQQSIELMISEGVDTFIEIGPGKTLSSFVKKIDKSKNVINIDTVADLEKLKSLC
- the acpP gene encoding acyl carrier protein, producing MLEKMKSIIAEQLNIGEETIALSSSLKDDLGADSLDLFELVMALEEEFETEIPTEDLTNIDTVEDIVNYLKSKGIEE